A single genomic interval of Synechococcales cyanobacterium CNB harbors:
- a CDS encoding methyltransferase domain-containing protein produces MPQGREPTDRRPAFRRSGPGGAAPREPRSARAPSVGSRDRPSRPVGRPTVIHEDEHLIVVSKPAGMAPLPSRSGTPGPPAGATLIGWLRRSIAGSEARGLRLVYSPENDASGLAVFARSVPIAESIKSEFTSRKADRLAYTLVLGEMKAGEGTADGTIQTQLRRDRDGLWHSIRTDEFSGPRAAPGPRRGPSRAAASARTHYRLVRSANGLSLLRLRLETDRPHQARVHMAELGHPIVGDRLYGRPEPGGRRTIDRLGLHIAELSFTHPGTKQSVRFSSPPPPEFRRAVGDESAAERDSRTGSANVGWEDVAEWYDELIAERGSDHYEQVILPGTFRLLGCAAGARVLDVACGQGVLSRLLNERGMQTVGIDASQRLIEAATARSGPLGQFLVADARELPGMIDDLGGPASFDAAACVMALMNIDPVEPLLRGCAMLLKPAAPLVVVVLHPAFRAPGRTAWGWDKAPDGSARQYRRVDAYLSLERREIVMNPGGTAAGAQAITTPTFLRPVGWYAARLADAGFMIDSVDEWISRRVSRPGPRADEENRARGEIPLFLALRARARVHEVAR; encoded by the coding sequence ATGCCGCAGGGTCGTGAGCCGACGGATCGACGCCCGGCGTTTCGGCGTTCGGGACCGGGCGGGGCCGCGCCTCGGGAACCGCGTTCCGCTCGCGCACCGTCGGTTGGATCGCGCGATCGGCCGTCGCGCCCTGTCGGCCGCCCGACGGTGATCCACGAGGACGAGCACCTGATCGTGGTAAGCAAGCCTGCCGGCATGGCGCCGCTCCCCAGCCGCTCGGGCACGCCCGGCCCCCCCGCCGGTGCGACGCTGATCGGCTGGTTGCGAAGGTCGATCGCCGGAAGCGAAGCGCGCGGACTTCGCCTTGTGTATTCACCCGAGAACGATGCGTCAGGGCTGGCGGTCTTCGCGCGGTCGGTGCCGATTGCCGAATCGATCAAGTCGGAGTTCACGAGCCGGAAAGCGGACCGCCTTGCGTACACCCTCGTGCTCGGCGAAATGAAAGCAGGTGAGGGGACCGCCGACGGGACGATCCAGACGCAGCTGCGGCGCGACCGTGACGGGCTGTGGCACAGCATCCGGACGGACGAGTTCTCCGGGCCGCGTGCCGCGCCCGGGCCGCGCCGAGGCCCGTCCCGCGCTGCCGCGTCGGCGCGGACACACTATCGGCTGGTCCGAAGTGCAAACGGGCTGAGTCTGCTGCGGTTGCGCCTGGAAACCGACAGGCCGCATCAGGCCCGCGTGCACATGGCCGAACTGGGCCACCCGATTGTGGGCGACCGGCTCTACGGGCGACCGGAGCCGGGCGGACGGCGGACGATCGACCGGCTCGGGCTGCACATCGCCGAGTTGTCGTTCACGCACCCTGGAACGAAGCAATCGGTCCGGTTCAGCAGCCCTCCGCCGCCCGAGTTCCGGCGTGCCGTGGGCGACGAGAGTGCGGCCGAGCGAGACTCCCGCACCGGGAGTGCCAACGTCGGCTGGGAGGATGTCGCGGAGTGGTACGACGAACTGATCGCCGAGCGAGGCAGCGACCACTATGAGCAAGTCATCCTTCCCGGCACCTTCCGTCTCCTCGGATGTGCGGCTGGGGCGCGAGTTCTGGACGTGGCTTGCGGCCAGGGCGTGCTGTCGAGACTCTTGAATGAACGGGGCATGCAGACCGTCGGCATAGACGCCTCGCAGCGGCTGATCGAGGCCGCGACCGCGCGGTCGGGGCCCCTGGGACAGTTCCTGGTCGCGGACGCCAGGGAACTGCCCGGGATGATCGACGACCTCGGCGGGCCGGCCTCCTTCGATGCGGCAGCGTGCGTGATGGCACTGATGAACATCGACCCCGTCGAGCCGCTGCTGCGGGGATGCGCCATGCTGCTGAAGCCCGCAGCGCCGCTGGTCGTCGTGGTGCTGCACCCCGCGTTTCGCGCCCCCGGTCGCACGGCATGGGGGTGGGACAAGGCTCCCGACGGCTCTGCCAGGCAGTATCGCCGGGTGGACGCCTATCTCTCGCTTGAAAGACGCGAGATCGTGATGAACCCTGGCGGCACGGCCGCGGGGGCGCAGGCCATCACGACACCGACCTTCCTCCGACCCGTGGGCTGGTACGCGGCGCGGCTGGCGGATGCGGGATTCATGATCGACTCGGTCGATGAGTGGATCAGCCGCCGCGTGAGCCGGCCGGGGCCGAGGGCTGACGAGGAGAATCGTGCCCGCGGCGAAATCCCGCTATTCCTTGCGCTGCGCGCGCGTGCACGTGTACATGAAGTCGCGAGATGA
- a CDS encoding phosphopantothenoylcysteine decarboxylase, which produces MTRSRRTRIVPQTEANPAAGRCLLITAGPTHEPIDSVRFIGNRSSGRLGVALADEAAARGWRVTLLLGPTHLSPSRSGVRTLRYRTTADLASLLEKEQPACDALVMAAAVADYRPRTTPDQLAGKLRRENKAMVIELEPTPDLLAACSSRRRPRQILIGFALEPEAELLSSARRKLERKRVDAIIANPLETMESPDVRAVAVLRGGVERDAGPAMPKAKFAGWLMNLVEELVDAAGS; this is translated from the coding sequence ATGACCCGCTCCCGCAGGACACGAATCGTGCCCCAGACCGAGGCAAACCCCGCCGCCGGGCGATGTCTTCTGATCACCGCCGGCCCGACCCACGAACCCATCGACTCGGTGCGCTTCATCGGCAATCGCTCTTCGGGAAGGCTCGGCGTCGCGCTGGCAGACGAGGCAGCAGCACGCGGCTGGCGGGTGACCCTGTTGCTCGGTCCGACGCACCTTTCCCCGAGCCGATCCGGGGTCCGCACGCTCCGCTACCGCACCACCGCCGATCTCGCCTCGCTGCTCGAGAAGGAGCAACCCGCGTGCGACGCTCTCGTCATGGCCGCGGCGGTTGCCGATTATCGACCCAGGACGACACCGGACCAACTCGCGGGCAAGCTCCGACGCGAGAACAAGGCGATGGTGATCGAACTCGAACCGACCCCGGACCTTCTCGCGGCGTGCTCATCCCGGCGCCGACCGCGGCAGATTCTGATCGGCTTCGCGCTCGAACCGGAGGCGGAACTGCTCTCCTCCGCCCGCCGCAAACTCGAACGCAAGCGGGTGGACGCGATCATCGCGAACCCCCTCGAAACCATGGAATCGCCGGACGTTCGGGCGGTCGCCGTGCTGCGCGGCGGTGTCGAGCGCGATGCCGGCCCGGCGATGCCCAAGGCGAAGTTCGCCGGGTGGCTCATGAACCTCGTCGAGGAGTTGGTCGATGCCGCAGGGTCGTGA
- a CDS encoding type II/IV secretion system protein, translating into MARSRKKLGEILVGWGVTSPEQVEQAVGVARGAGKRLGETMVELGFAKEEQVAKALANQFGMEFVDLAANGVGDKIDMKLVPDDLVRKHLILPLGKSNGRLQLIIHDPMDLELLDMLRFRLNVEVEPRLASRSQIRRFIEGAGGGAPKASLTAEPKPGESLVTDSIDRTIDRSVDRSVDKSIDVAADDAPIVKLCNRMLTEAVKMRASDVHIEPMADRVRLRYRIDGVCIERDNLPKRMQNALLSRTKLMAGMNIAERRVPQDGRIKLPVDEHMIDFRVSACPAYHGESVVLRILRPDSVRIGLENLGFEADNLAVFNRIIRRPNGIFLVTGPTGSGKTTTLYSALDVLNRPDKKIITAEDPVEYNFEGINQCQVREGIGLTFSAILRSMLRQAPNVILVGEIRDREVGEIAIQAALTGHLVFSTLHTNDAPSAITRLVDMGIKPFLVASSIQAVMAQRLIRILCTKCKKLAEPEDLDPKFLRLVGLKAEEALGKAYKAVGCEHCVNTGFRGRKAIFEMMQMNSQIRDMAFKGASLADLRRAALAAGMRPLVGDGRLKILAGVTTIDEIARVAQVVDEQA; encoded by the coding sequence ATGGCACGATCGCGGAAGAAGCTCGGTGAGATCCTGGTCGGGTGGGGCGTGACCTCTCCGGAACAGGTCGAACAGGCGGTGGGGGTGGCGCGCGGCGCGGGCAAGCGCCTGGGCGAGACGATGGTGGAGCTCGGCTTCGCCAAGGAAGAGCAGGTCGCCAAGGCCCTCGCCAACCAGTTCGGCATGGAGTTCGTTGATCTCGCCGCAAACGGCGTGGGCGACAAGATCGATATGAAACTCGTGCCCGACGACCTCGTCCGCAAGCACCTCATCCTCCCGCTGGGCAAGTCGAACGGTCGTCTGCAACTCATCATCCATGATCCGATGGACCTCGAACTGCTCGACATGCTCCGCTTCCGTCTCAACGTGGAGGTCGAGCCGAGGCTCGCGTCACGCTCGCAGATCAGGCGGTTCATCGAGGGGGCGGGCGGCGGGGCGCCGAAAGCGTCGCTGACCGCGGAGCCCAAACCGGGCGAATCGCTCGTTACCGACTCGATCGACCGCACGATCGACCGCTCCGTGGACCGCTCGGTGGACAAGTCCATCGACGTGGCGGCGGATGACGCCCCGATCGTCAAGCTGTGCAACCGGATGCTCACCGAAGCCGTCAAGATGCGGGCCTCGGACGTTCACATCGAGCCGATGGCCGACCGGGTGAGGCTGCGCTACCGCATCGACGGTGTGTGCATCGAGCGCGACAACCTGCCCAAGCGCATGCAGAACGCCCTGCTGAGCCGCACCAAGCTCATGGCGGGCATGAACATCGCCGAGCGACGAGTCCCGCAGGACGGACGCATCAAGCTCCCGGTCGACGAGCACATGATCGACTTCCGCGTGTCGGCCTGCCCGGCCTACCACGGCGAATCGGTCGTGCTCCGTATCCTGCGCCCGGACTCGGTCCGCATCGGCCTCGAAAACCTCGGCTTCGAGGCGGACAACCTCGCCGTCTTCAACCGCATCATCCGCCGTCCCAACGGCATCTTCCTCGTCACCGGACCGACCGGATCGGGCAAGACCACAACGCTCTACTCTGCGCTGGACGTGCTCAACCGCCCCGACAAGAAGATCATCACTGCCGAAGACCCGGTCGAATACAACTTCGAGGGCATCAACCAGTGTCAGGTGCGCGAGGGCATCGGCCTGACGTTCTCGGCGATCCTCCGCTCGATGCTGCGTCAGGCTCCGAATGTCATCCTTGTCGGCGAAATCCGCGATCGGGAGGTTGGTGAGATCGCCATTCAGGCAGCGCTGACCGGCCACCTCGTCTTCTCCACGCTTCACACGAACGATGCGCCGTCCGCGATCACCCGTCTCGTGGACATGGGCATCAAGCCGTTCCTCGTGGCGTCGTCGATCCAGGCAGTCATGGCCCAGCGACTGATCCGAATCCTGTGCACGAAATGCAAGAAACTCGCCGAGCCGGAAGACCTCGACCCGAAGTTCCTCCGGCTGGTCGGCCTGAAGGCCGAGGAGGCGCTCGGCAAGGCCTACAAGGCAGTGGGGTGCGAGCACTGCGTGAACACCGGGTTCCGCGGGCGGAAGGCGATCTTCGAGATGATGCAGATGAACTCGCAGATACGCGACATGGCGTTCAAGGGCGCTTCGCTCGCGGACCTGCGCCGCGCCGCCCTCGCCGCCGGCATGCGTCCGCTGGTCGGCGATGGGCGACTCAAGATTCTGGCCGGCGTGACCACGATCGACGAGATCGCCCGAGTCGCGCAGGTCGTGGATGAACAGGCCTGA
- a CDS encoding type IV pilus twitching motility protein PilT: MSTMQIDRLLDTVVRTGASDLHLTVNRTPTIRLHGHLRNLQTKVLDSDDMVGLMKSITPERNQQELQEVGGTDFGFAYGDAARFRVSVFRQKGDIAIVLRQIPNKLLTFEQIGLPPIVMELIRRPQGLFLVTGPTGSGKTTSLATMIDYVNTNLDRHIVTMEDPIEYYHGHKTSIVNQREVGNDVPSFAEALRRVLRSDPDVILVGEMRDLETIEAAIRAAETGHLVFATLHTNGAAKTIDRVVDAFPVSQQNQVRVQLSTAMIAVLSQQLLARIDTPGRVAAYEFLVVTPAISNLIRDAKTFRIDSMIQTGKKFGMQLLDDHLWSLYSKGIISAEEMIDKSKNPGDLRDKVHRLGRTVGRTEWDTEFDGNE; encoded by the coding sequence ATGTCCACCATGCAGATCGACCGGCTGCTCGACACCGTCGTCCGTACCGGCGCCAGCGACCTTCACCTCACCGTCAACCGCACGCCCACCATCCGTCTCCACGGCCACCTGCGCAACCTCCAGACCAAGGTGCTCGACTCCGATGACATGGTCGGCCTGATGAAGTCCATCACGCCGGAACGGAACCAGCAGGAACTCCAGGAGGTCGGCGGCACGGACTTCGGCTTTGCCTACGGCGACGCGGCACGCTTCCGCGTCTCCGTCTTCCGGCAGAAGGGCGACATCGCCATCGTCCTGCGGCAGATTCCGAACAAACTGCTCACCTTCGAGCAGATCGGCCTGCCGCCCATCGTCATGGAACTCATCCGGCGGCCGCAGGGCCTCTTTCTTGTGACCGGCCCGACCGGTTCGGGCAAGACCACCTCGCTGGCGACGATGATCGACTACGTCAACACCAACCTCGACCGTCACATCGTCACGATGGAAGACCCCATCGAGTACTACCACGGGCACAAGACCTCGATCGTGAACCAGCGCGAGGTGGGCAACGACGTGCCGAGCTTCGCCGAGGCTCTCCGCCGCGTGCTCCGTTCGGACCCGGACGTGATCCTCGTCGGCGAGATGCGTGACCTCGAAACCATCGAGGCCGCAATCCGTGCCGCCGAGACGGGCCACCTGGTCTTCGCCACCCTGCACACCAACGGCGCGGCCAAGACTATCGACCGTGTCGTGGACGCTTTCCCTGTCTCCCAGCAGAACCAGGTCCGAGTCCAGCTGTCGACCGCCATGATCGCTGTCCTGAGCCAGCAGCTGCTCGCCCGGATCGATACACCTGGCCGCGTGGCGGCCTACGAATTCTTGGTGGTTACCCCGGCCATTTCCAACCTCATCCGGGATGCCAAGACCTTCCGCATCGACTCCATGATCCAGACCGGCAAGAAGTTCGGCATGCAGTTGCTGGACGACCACCTCTGGTCGCTGTACTCCAAGGGGATCATCTCGGCGGAGGAGATGATCGACAAGTCCAAGAACCCAGGCGACCTGCGCGACAAGGTCCACCGTCTCGGCAGAACTGTCGGTCGGACCGAGTGGGACACCGAGTTCGACGGCAACGAATGA